In Mycobacterium sp. ITM-2016-00317, the genomic window CTCGAAGACCCGGTCGAATCCACCCACCACACAGCGCTTCAGAAAAAGTTCCGGCGCGATGCGCAGGTAAAGATCGGCATCCAGCGCATTGGAGTGCGTCACAAAAGGCCGGGCCGCGGCGCCGCCGGCCAGCGTCTGCAGCATCGGGGTCTCGACTTCGAGGAAACCGCGCCGCTCCAGCGCCGAGCGCACCGCGCGCACCACCGCCACCCGCTGCCTGGCGATCGCGCGCGCCTCGGGACGCACGATCAGATCGACATAGCGCTGCCGCACCCGGGATTCCTCGCTCAGTTCCTTGTGCGCGACCGGCAGCGGCCTCAGCGCCTTCGCAGCGATCTGCCAGGAATCGGCGAGCACCGAGAGTTCACCGCGGCGGGAGCTGATCACCTCTCCGTGCACGAACACGATGTCGCCGAGATCGACGTCGGCTTTCCACGCGTCCAGGGATTCCCGCCCGACCTGGTCCAGGCTGATCATCGCCTGCAGCTGCGTACCGTCGCCCTCCTGCAGCGTCGCGAAGCAGAGCTTGCCGGAGTTGCGCGCGAAGATCACCCGGCCCGAGACGCCGACCTGCTCACCGGTCTTGGTGTCCGCGGTCAGGTCCGGGAACGCCGCGCGCAGCTCCGCGAGGGTGTGGGTGCGGTCGACCTTCACCGGGTACGGGTCGCGCCCCTCGGCCAGCAGCCGCTCACGCTTGGCCTGCCGGATGCGGAACTGCTCGGGGATGTCGTCAACAGAATCGGGGGACGTCACGACGTGCCAGCTTAAATGAACGAATGAGCCCGTCCGCCCACGCTCTAATCGACGCCGCCGCGGTGCGTGCCCTGGGTCACCGCACCCTGGACTGCAGCTACAAAGGCGTCCCGGCGCCGTGGTGGGGACACACCCCGGCGCAGATCGTCGCGCAGCGCCCGGACCTGCCCATGCGGGGCGCAGGCGGCCCGGTCTGCGTGCTGCGCGGCGAC contains:
- the lysS gene encoding lysine--tRNA ligase, whose translation is MTSPDSVDDIPEQFRIRQAKRERLLAEGRDPYPVKVDRTHTLAELRAAFPDLTADTKTGEQVGVSGRVIFARNSGKLCFATLQEGDGTQLQAMISLDQVGRESLDAWKADVDLGDIVFVHGEVISSRRGELSVLADSWQIAAKALRPLPVAHKELSEESRVRQRYVDLIVRPEARAIARQRVAVVRAVRSALERRGFLEVETPMLQTLAGGAAARPFVTHSNALDADLYLRIAPELFLKRCVVGGFDRVFELNRNFRNEGADSTHSPEFAMLETYQAYGTYDDSAVVTRELIQEVADEAIGTRQVPLADGSVYDLDGEWATLEMYPSLSEALGEEITPQTPAQRLWQIADRLGVEIARDRGYGHGKLVEELWEFTVGDKLWAPTFVRDFPVETTPLTRPHRSIEGVTEKWDLYVRNFELATGYSELIDPVVQRERFEAQARAAAAGDDEAMALDEDFLAALEYGMPPTTGTGMGIDRLLMALTGLSIRETVLFPIVRRHGN